In Sulfuracidifex metallicus DSM 6482 = JCM 9184, a single window of DNA contains:
- a CDS encoding DMT family transporter codes for MSYYFAKDGVEHSSPVLFMGIRYIIAGLPLLMIVKKIVINKDTIILAILTSISSVLWGYGLLYVSPAQSAVLSYSMPIFSLPLALILIRERPQKEEIIGLLVATFGLSIYSIPLLSGFELEGSELTLINAFFWASYTVYYRKMKDMDPLIVNTSQLLLGGIMMLIVSPLFGLEMQLNFETLTDLFFVSTLGGSVTFILWNVMMKYEKVNKVTVASFSIPIFSTVLDSIITSDIPSLYSVFGLSLMAVGIGVSRLKGGVGKVKPKRQLKIVHKIW; via the coding sequence TTGTCATATTATTTTGCAAAGGATGGAGTTGAACATTCTTCTCCCGTCTTATTTATGGGAATAAGATACATTATAGCTGGGCTTCCCCTTCTAATGATAGTAAAGAAGATAGTAATAAACAAGGATACCATAATCTTGGCAATACTTACTTCAATAAGCTCGGTGCTATGGGGATATGGTCTACTATATGTGTCACCAGCTCAGTCCGCAGTTTTAAGCTATTCCATGCCAATATTTTCCCTCCCTCTGGCACTTATCCTAATTAGGGAGAGACCTCAAAAAGAAGAAATAATAGGACTGCTGGTTGCCACGTTCGGTTTAAGCATATATAGCATACCCTTGCTTAGCGGTTTCGAATTAGAAGGAAGCGAGCTTACCCTTATAAACGCTTTCTTCTGGGCTTCTTACACCGTTTACTATAGGAAGATGAAGGACATGGATCCTTTGATCGTAAATACTTCTCAGTTATTGTTGGGTGGAATAATGATGTTAATAGTTTCTCCCTTGTTTGGGCTAGAGATGCAATTGAACTTTGAAACGTTAACAGATCTCTTTTTCGTAAGTACTTTAGGTGGCTCAGTGACTTTCATATTGTGGAATGTGATGATGAAATACGAGAAAGTAAACAAGGTTACAGTAGCAAGCTTTTCTATCCCAATATTTAGTACTGTACTAGACTCAATTATAACATCTGATATTCCTTCCCTTTACTCAGTTTTTGGTCTATCCCTAATGGCAGTCGGAATTGGCGTGTCTAGATTAAAGGGCGGAGTTGGTAAGGTCAAGCCCAAGAGGCAGCTAAAAATTGTTCATAAAATATGGTGA
- a CDS encoding winged helix-turn-helix domain-containing protein, translating to MTIRRSSMCLDMEIILAIYEGQENRSIIIKSLGINSIIFDKHIEELIEKNIVKKKENGYFELTEKDKKLAIKIKKLYEISQSINFIEEEVKQYLEISNSQKSQGVNGIT from the coding sequence ATGACAATTAGAAGAAGCTCTATGTGCCTCGATATGGAAATTATTTTGGCAATATATGAAGGCCAAGAAAATAGATCTATAATAATTAAATCTTTGGGAATAAATTCAATTATTTTCGATAAACATATAGAAGAATTAATAGAAAAAAATATTGTAAAAAAGAAAGAAAATGGTTATTTCGAACTTACAGAGAAAGACAAAAAGCTAGCAATAAAAATAAAAAAACTATACGAAATATCTCAGAGCATTAATTTTATAGAAGAGGAGGTAAAACAGTATTTGGAGATCAGTAATTCACAGAAGAGTCAAGGAGTTAATGGAATTACTTAA
- a CDS encoding cation:proton antiporter yields the protein MENSTAGLTLVLFIASILGLLLNRMKLSPVLAYLLAGFLGKYLGFSYPTDLFDFLTLLATGLVSFEIGASLDVKNLQSIGRRVTLTVIIETSIVMATVFIISRLLDISLIQTVMIGIIGIDSSTSIVYKLSEKRIDPKDRSFMLAVSSLEDVMVFVLFASLLGQSVIYTLFFSMASLLIGIGLSRYFIRYNVSLGSEAIILSAISSIFLFNLISGLVGIPSSLGSFILGLSVASAVRNAEKVVDSLKGIRDFSLIFFFIIAGTFFQFSWDALPFLIVLMVIKYLAFSFGAWLTGDQFLKAFRLGLYMISLSEFGLILSLNAIQLGYSVPLAYDVSTLIITGSSTISSILLLFEKRILKWIYKISQIQFISQLDYIIASISKKEVKIKYPYFLLILTKFSFYSIALLFSSYVIGTFLELFLPNYLTILARAVLFLFTWISITLLWLFVVRRLTQNIESSLRDMVRWTLYVLSTLLSIDWMVSGVDVYSLPIPGTYLLLFFLVFIAIFSIIFRKRVEGLIENRIR from the coding sequence GTGGAAAATTCCACTGCAGGACTGACGTTGGTCCTGTTCATCGCTTCTATACTAGGGCTTCTTTTAAATAGGATGAAGTTATCCCCAGTGTTGGCATATCTGCTTGCAGGGTTTTTAGGGAAGTACCTAGGTTTCTCCTATCCTACAGATCTATTTGACTTTCTGACTCTTTTAGCAACAGGACTTGTATCCTTCGAGATAGGAGCTTCTCTCGACGTAAAGAATCTTCAGTCTATTGGTAGAAGAGTCACCCTCACAGTTATTATAGAAACGTCGATAGTAATGGCTACGGTCTTCATTATCTCTAGGTTATTGGACATTTCGTTGATACAAACAGTCATGATAGGGATAATAGGCATTGACTCAAGCACGAGCATCGTTTACAAGTTGTCCGAGAAAAGGATAGATCCTAAGGATAGATCCTTCATGTTAGCGGTAAGCTCGTTAGAAGATGTCATGGTTTTCGTACTGTTCGCTTCACTGCTCGGACAGAGCGTAATTTACACCTTGTTCTTTTCTATGGCTTCCCTCCTTATCGGTATAGGGTTGTCAAGATATTTTATAAGGTATAATGTGTCATTGGGCAGTGAAGCCATCATCCTGTCCGCAATCTCATCTATTTTTCTATTTAATTTAATAAGCGGTTTAGTTGGAATTCCATCTTCCCTTGGATCTTTCATTTTAGGTCTATCAGTTGCAAGTGCAGTTAGAAACGCAGAGAAGGTAGTTGATAGTTTAAAAGGAATTAGAGACTTTTCCCTCATTTTCTTCTTCATAATCGCTGGGACTTTCTTTCAATTTTCCTGGGACGCATTACCATTTCTAATAGTGCTTATGGTAATCAAATATCTAGCTTTTAGTTTTGGGGCGTGGTTAACTGGAGACCAGTTTCTGAAGGCTTTCAGGTTAGGTCTCTATATGATATCCCTAAGCGAATTCGGTTTGATACTCTCCCTTAACGCGATTCAGTTAGGTTATTCAGTTCCTTTAGCTTACGATGTGTCTACCTTGATCATTACTGGATCTTCTACTATTTCCTCCATTTTACTGCTGTTTGAAAAGAGAATTCTAAAATGGATATACAAAATTTCCCAGATCCAGTTTATATCTCAGTTAGACTACATCATAGCTTCTATTTCCAAGAAGGAAGTGAAGATTAAATATCCTTATTTTCTTCTAATTTTAACAAAATTTTCATTTTATAGTATAGCATTACTTTTCTCGTCCTACGTTATAGGGACGTTTCTTGAACTATTTTTACCTAATTATCTTACAATTTTAGCGAGAGCAGTGCTATTTCTCTTCACTTGGATATCTATAACACTACTTTGGCTTTTCGTTGTAAGAAGATTAACTCAGAACATAGAATCTTCGTTGAGAGATATGGTAAGGTGGACTCTTTACGTGTTATCAACTTTGCTTTCAATAGATTGGATGGTAAGCGGTGTCGACGTTTACTCACTCCCTATACCTGGAACATATCTGTTACTATTTTTCCTCGTGTTTATAGCAATATTTTCAATCATATTCAGGAAAAGAGTAGAAGGTTTGATAGAAAATAGGATCAGATAA